The region AGCAAACTACAAACTCCCAAAAGGCCAAACCAAGAGAGAACAATGTTGATTGTGTTCAGTGCTGGTTATGTTGCCCTCTTGCAAAATGACAAGCAAAATCATACTTGTTTTTACATTTGCATCCACATATATTACACTGAAAAGGGTTTTCATACCCATGGCATCCCATGTGAATAGTGTAAAGGATATTGTCTGCAAAGTACATCTCACAGTGCTGGCAGTGGTGGAGAAGCTGGGGGTCCTGGACCGGCAGGGTTGGCGCTGGAGTGCTTGGCTGGCTGTTTCCTATGCTGGGGGTACTGGTGTGGGCACTTGGTTCACTGCTCGGCCCTGCCACTGGGCTGTAGTTCCTCTGACCATGTGATGGCCGAGGTTCTGGACTTGTGGGGGAGGAGCTCTGAGCAATACCTGCTGACACAGCAGAGACTACTGCTTGGGCAGAGGGCTGCTGAATCATGAAAGGCTTTTCATCAGGGCAGGAGACTACATCAGGGGAGGCGGGGTTTTGGTTGTCTGGTGGTAAACTGGACAACTGTCCTGCTAAAGTAGAGAGCTGATTCAAAGGGTTGTCAACCATGAGTTCTTGGGGGTCCCTTGGCAGGCCACCAGTTGTAGTTTTAGCCATAGTTTCATAGGAGTCAGTCTGAATATTTGGGATTTCATGGGTAAAATCATTAAGGTAGTCTGGTTTCTGGACCACCATGGAAGGTGGACTTAAGTTGATCAGTGCTCTTCTGCTATACCCCagattgcttgttttcttttgtaaaactCCCCACATTTTCTTGCTGCTTAAGGAAGACCTGGTACCTTTAACTGGTACCATTTTATGTTTGCGCCTCCGATGGTGGGACAGGTTGCTTCGGTCACTGCAGCGGAAGGAACATAATTCACATTTGTATGGTTTTTCCCCAGTATGAGAGCGCATGTGGGCTTCCAGATGGCGCTCATAGGCAGATGCAAATGGACATAAGTGACACCTGTGAGGTTTCTCACCTGTGTAAGAGAGAAAATGGGAGAAACTGCAGGAGTAGCTCATTTACAAGACTTTTCATGTTTGTCTACTCTATGTGGGAactgatacaaaaataaaatgctttgcaGAAATTTATAATTGTATAATAAGCTTGTAAAATCTGCAAAGAAACCTAAGAACTAAAATAAAGCTTAAGAATTCATTAGCAACAACTTGTGATAAATATTTAGATTCTATTTAGTATGAAAGCCATTATAGCTTCAACTAGCCCTTGGGGGGAAAATATTCCCCACATAATAGAGATTTATCAGCCAgatagcatacacctttaatcccagcatttgggaggcagagacagagagatctcctgtgagttcaaggccagtgtggtctacagagtgagtccagtacTGCcatggctacaaagaaaaaccctgttttaacTCATtcccctcaaaaaaataaaatataaaaagattctTATCAGCATTATGTTTCAAAGTGTATGTACACAGATCTATCTAtacacaaatacttttttttctcaagaagcagaacacccccccccaaaacaaaacaaaacaaaaaaccatcttTATATATAAACTAGGAAGTTCAAAATCACAGTGAACTCCTGGTCCAAATATGAGTTATGGGACATACCTTTTGAAATTGCCAGGGCTTCTTCACTTTCCTATTCTAGTTCAGAGggacaaattttatttaaagccaAACTCTCAAATATGTAAAACTACCATTTAGAAAGTGAGACTGAGAGACATTCATCTGACAAGGACAGGGTATCTACCACATTCCAGATATGCTGAtagctctgggggtgggggagggtacaAAGCTGGCCTTTGGGTACAGAGAGATCTGTGGATGTCCTCAGGAAGCTTTTAGGCCACCATGATGTAATGAAGAGGCGCAGAACAGGGAACACACAGG is a window of Acomys russatus chromosome 5, mAcoRus1.1, whole genome shotgun sequence DNA encoding:
- the Ikzf5 gene encoding zinc finger protein Pegasus, whose protein sequence is MGEKKPEPLDFVKDFQEYLTQQTHHVNMISGSVSGDKEAETLQGAGTDGDQNGLDHPSVEVSLDENSGMLVDGFERTFDGKLKCRYCNYASKGTARLIEHIRIHTGEKPHRCHLCPFASAYERHLEAHMRSHTGEKPYKCELCSFRCSDRSNLSHHRRRKHKMVPVKGTRSSLSSKKMWGVLQKKTSNLGYSRRALINLSPPSMVVQKPDYLNDFTHEIPNIQTDSYETMAKTTTGGLPRDPQELMVDNPLNQLSTLAGQLSSLPPDNQNPASPDVVSCPDEKPFMIQQPSAQAVVSAVSAGIAQSSSPTSPEPRPSHGQRNYSPVAGPSSEPSAHTSTPSIGNSQPSTPAPTLPVQDPQLLHHCQHCEMYFADNILYTIHMGCHGYENPFQCNICGCKCKNKYDFACHFARGQHNQH